One window of the Natronomonas marina genome contains the following:
- a CDS encoding glutaredoxin family protein encodes MANITLYELPGCPYCAKVIDKLNELGLEYDSIEVPSDHADRTEVEAVSGQTGVPVIVDEEHGVDGMNESDDIVAYLEETYGAGA; translated from the coding sequence ACATCACGCTCTACGAACTGCCCGGCTGTCCGTACTGTGCGAAGGTCATCGACAAACTGAACGAACTCGGCCTCGAGTACGACAGCATCGAGGTGCCGAGCGACCACGCCGACCGCACCGAGGTCGAGGCGGTCAGCGGCCAGACCGGCGTCCCCGTCATCGTCGACGAGGAACACGGCGTCGACGGCATGAACGAGTCCGACGACATCGTCGCCTACCTCGAAGAGACCTACGGCGCCGGCGCCTGA
- a CDS encoding NUDIX domain-containing protein, with protein MTKRKPNYCPYCGTALMARTFEERERRFCPTCGEFVFQNPVPVGRVVVLDGDRALFVERARPPYQGTWTIPGGVLEVDESAALGATRELREETGVGASAKDLELVYTDVDVDDDGSILTVCFAVERDRTTGTPRVGDEPSAVEFREPGRLVESGEETRPLDRRCLEAAFERVRDEEREFTPRS; from the coding sequence ATGACCAAACGGAAGCCGAACTACTGCCCGTACTGTGGGACGGCCCTCATGGCCAGAACGTTCGAGGAACGCGAGCGGCGATTCTGCCCGACGTGTGGGGAGTTCGTCTTCCAGAACCCGGTTCCGGTCGGTCGCGTCGTCGTCCTCGACGGCGACCGTGCGCTGTTCGTCGAACGCGCCCGGCCACCCTATCAGGGGACGTGGACGATACCGGGCGGCGTCCTGGAAGTCGACGAGTCGGCGGCGCTCGGAGCGACGCGAGAACTGCGGGAGGAGACTGGCGTGGGCGCGTCCGCCAAAGACCTGGAACTCGTCTACACCGACGTCGACGTCGACGACGACGGCTCGATTCTCACGGTCTGCTTCGCCGTCGAGCGCGACCGGACGACCGGCACCCCACGGGTCGGCGACGAACCGAGCGCGGTCGAGTTTCGGGAGCCGGGACGACTGGTCGAGAGCGGCGAGGAAACTCGCCCGCTCGACCGCCGGTGTCTCGAGGCCGCGTTCGAACGGGTTCGGGACGAGGAACGCGAGTTCACGCCACGGTCCTGA
- the hemL gene encoding glutamate-1-semialdehyde 2,1-aminomutase: MNRDASRALYDRALSVLPGGVNSSVRAAPQPYPTFVERGEGGHVVDADGNRYVDWVQGLGPLLLGHDTPEPVAAAVQSHAAEGPMYGMPSEIEVEHAEFVCRHVPSVEMIRFVNSGTEATVSACRLARAVTGREKIVVMRGGYHGAQETTLVEGDPDHPRPSSPGIPQSFSEHTLPIPFNDEAAARDVFETHGDDIAAVLVEPVQANMGIVYPEDGYHETLRELTDDHGALLVFDEVITGFRVGGLGCAQGKFGIDPDLTTFGKIIGGGFPVGAIGGKTEYVEQFTPAGDVFQAGTFSGHPVTMAAGLETLKFCAENDVYEHVDDLGRQLRAGLTDIVADHAPEYTVVGTDSVFKVVFTRAEGGPQGGACAEGCRQDHDCDRYGNCPKAGTDVSDAETERYARLFRPKMLEQGVLVSQNQFEANFVSYGHTESDVEETLEAYKEAL; encoded by the coding sequence ATGAACCGCGACGCCTCCCGAGCGCTGTACGACCGGGCGCTGTCGGTGCTGCCCGGCGGGGTCAACTCCTCGGTGCGTGCCGCGCCACAACCGTACCCGACGTTCGTCGAGCGGGGCGAGGGCGGCCACGTCGTCGACGCCGACGGGAACCGCTACGTCGACTGGGTGCAGGGGCTCGGACCGCTCCTCCTGGGTCACGACACCCCCGAGCCGGTCGCCGCGGCCGTCCAGTCGCACGCCGCCGAAGGGCCGATGTACGGGATGCCCTCCGAGATCGAGGTCGAACACGCCGAGTTCGTCTGCCGGCACGTCCCGAGCGTCGAGATGATACGGTTCGTCAACAGCGGGACCGAGGCGACGGTGTCGGCCTGCCGACTCGCGCGGGCGGTCACCGGCCGCGAGAAGATCGTCGTCATGCGGGGCGGCTACCACGGCGCCCAGGAGACGACGCTCGTCGAGGGCGACCCCGACCACCCCCGGCCGTCCAGCCCCGGCATCCCGCAGTCGTTCTCCGAGCACACGCTACCGATTCCGTTCAACGACGAGGCGGCCGCCCGCGACGTGTTCGAGACCCACGGCGACGACATCGCCGCCGTCCTCGTCGAACCCGTCCAGGCCAACATGGGCATCGTCTACCCGGAGGACGGCTACCACGAGACGCTCCGGGAACTGACCGACGACCACGGCGCGCTCCTCGTCTTCGACGAGGTCATCACCGGCTTCCGGGTGGGCGGGCTCGGCTGCGCCCAGGGGAAGTTCGGCATCGACCCCGACCTCACGACGTTCGGGAAGATAATCGGCGGCGGCTTCCCCGTCGGCGCCATCGGCGGCAAGACGGAGTACGTCGAGCAGTTCACGCCCGCCGGCGACGTCTTCCAGGCCGGCACCTTCTCGGGGCACCCGGTGACGATGGCCGCCGGTCTCGAGACGCTGAAGTTCTGCGCCGAGAACGACGTCTACGAGCACGTCGACGACCTCGGCCGGCAGTTGCGGGCGGGGCTGACCGACATCGTCGCCGACCACGCCCCCGAGTACACCGTCGTCGGGACCGACTCGGTCTTCAAGGTCGTGTTCACGCGCGCGGAGGGCGGGCCGCAGGGCGGCGCCTGCGCCGAGGGCTGCCGGCAGGACCACGACTGCGACCGCTACGGGAACTGTCCGAAGGCCGGCACCGACGTGAGCGACGCCGAAACAGAGCGGTACGCCCGGCTGTTCCGCCCGAAGATGCTCGAACAGGGCGTGCTGGTCTCCCAGAACCAGTTCGAGGCCAACTTCGTCTCCTACGGCCACACCGAGTCCGACGTCGAGGAGACGCTGGAGGCGTACAAGGAAGCGCTGTGA
- the tenA gene encoding thiaminase II, whose product MAFSDRLLDAGEEVWAAQKDHPFVRELARGTLEEAAFEHWVRQDYRYLLDYARLFAIAGAKADDEATMTRLLGVAHRVLDEEMDLHRSFAADYGISAAELERTEKAPTCVAYTNYLLRTAYEGSIAEIAAALYPCVQGYLDVAEHMADLADDDHRYTPFIETYTGEEFREATAWCRSFVDRCGEASPGEHDAMEAAFLRSAKLEYRFWEMAYTLEGWGL is encoded by the coding sequence ATGGCGTTCAGCGACCGACTGCTCGACGCCGGCGAGGAGGTATGGGCGGCACAGAAGGACCACCCGTTCGTCCGGGAACTCGCCCGTGGGACTCTCGAGGAGGCGGCCTTCGAGCACTGGGTCAGGCAGGACTACCGGTACCTGCTCGACTACGCCCGACTGTTCGCAATCGCGGGCGCGAAGGCCGACGACGAGGCGACGATGACCCGCCTGCTCGGGGTCGCCCACCGCGTGCTCGACGAGGAGATGGACCTCCACCGGTCCTTCGCGGCCGACTACGGCATCTCGGCGGCGGAACTGGAGCGCACCGAGAAGGCACCGACCTGCGTCGCCTACACGAACTACCTGCTGCGGACCGCCTACGAGGGCTCCATCGCCGAGATCGCGGCGGCGCTTTACCCCTGCGTGCAGGGCTACCTCGACGTCGCCGAGCACATGGCGGACCTGGCCGACGACGACCACCGCTACACGCCGTTCATCGAGACCTACACCGGCGAGGAGTTCCGCGAGGCGACCGCGTGGTGTCGGTCCTTCGTCGACCGCTGTGGCGAGGCGTCCCCCGGCGAGCACGACGCGATGGAGGCGGCATTCCTCCGGAGCGCGAAACTGGAGTACCGCTTCTGGGAGATGGCCTACACCCTGGAGGGGTGGGGGCTCTGA
- a CDS encoding Lrp/AsnC family transcriptional regulator — protein sequence MTESLDGSLDERIVAALCRDGRADVRAVAEAVGSVPTTVQERLESLESRGAIRGYTARIDYEALDYRTAVVRLAVDLADIEAVTTRLRETSAFVTVYETSGPFTVFAVGKFEDEAAIGACLRELHADPNVDGVDCSVASTVRDGGCPLPEG from the coding sequence GTGACCGAGTCACTCGACGGGTCGCTCGACGAGCGAATCGTCGCCGCGCTCTGTCGGGACGGTCGCGCGGACGTCCGCGCCGTCGCCGAGGCGGTCGGGTCGGTGCCGACGACGGTACAGGAACGGCTGGAGTCGCTGGAATCGCGCGGTGCGATCCGGGGCTACACCGCCCGAATCGACTACGAGGCGCTGGACTACCGGACGGCCGTCGTCCGGCTCGCCGTCGACCTCGCCGACATCGAAGCGGTGACGACGCGGCTGCGCGAGACGTCGGCGTTCGTCACCGTCTACGAGACGAGCGGTCCGTTCACGGTCTTCGCGGTCGGCAAGTTCGAAGACGAGGCGGCCATCGGGGCCTGCCTGCGGGAACTGCATGCGGACCCGAACGTCGACGGTGTCGACTGTTCGGTCGCCTCGACGGTCCGGGACGGGGGCTGTCCCCTCCCGGAGGGGTGA
- a CDS encoding ammonium transporter, whose protein sequence is MIDALVLQASAEEMAAAINETWILTVTFLIFFMHAGFAMLEAGQVRSKNVANQLTKNMLTWAVGVMVFFVIGTGIASLATGAGFSPAAGAGGYVSWLYGAVFAMTAATIVSGAVAGRAKLRAYITYTFLLAAVIYPVVIAMTWASPGAGLVEQLVGTAFADFAGGMIVHGMGGIAGLTAAAILGPRMDRYTDGGSVNVIPGHSMTFAVLGTLMLCFGWYGFNVGTAAAFATGGSGLEGTLGQAAMTTTVAMAMGAIGSAAVALLRSGKVDTLYTANGMLAGLAAITAIPNTTHWWGAIIVGTLAGIQLPIVFDFVSERLKIDDVCAVFPVHGSAGVLGALLMPFVALPGAVDSITSQFIAQVVGVVIIGGWTLTMTALIWFVFKLAGQARVSPDHEQEGLDISEHGTNTYPEFGRGSSGPTATDGGRVVTDDGLVEEDGIVRPDGGVANDGGIRMVMAFIRPDKLSDVKQGLAEVGAPSLTVTNVSGRGSQPAKKGQWRGEEYSVDLHQKVKVECVVADIPAEDVAEAIQAAGKTGEPGDGKVFILPVEDAYQIRTGEVGTSAV, encoded by the coding sequence ATGATCGACGCGCTGGTGTTGCAGGCGAGTGCCGAGGAGATGGCGGCCGCCATCAACGAGACGTGGATTCTGACGGTGACGTTCCTCATCTTCTTCATGCACGCCGGCTTCGCGATGCTGGAGGCCGGGCAGGTGCGCTCGAAGAACGTCGCCAACCAGCTCACGAAGAACATGCTGACGTGGGCCGTCGGCGTCATGGTGTTCTTCGTCATCGGCACCGGCATCGCGAGTCTCGCGACCGGCGCGGGCTTTTCGCCCGCCGCCGGTGCAGGCGGCTACGTCAGCTGGCTGTACGGTGCGGTCTTCGCGATGACCGCCGCGACCATCGTCTCGGGCGCCGTCGCCGGACGCGCGAAGCTCCGCGCGTACATCACCTACACGTTCCTGCTGGCGGCCGTGATTTACCCGGTCGTCATCGCGATGACGTGGGCCTCCCCCGGCGCAGGACTCGTCGAACAGCTCGTCGGCACGGCGTTCGCCGACTTCGCCGGCGGGATGATCGTCCACGGCATGGGCGGCATCGCCGGCCTCACGGCCGCGGCCATCCTCGGCCCGCGGATGGACCGGTACACCGATGGCGGCTCGGTCAACGTCATCCCCGGTCACTCGATGACGTTCGCGGTGCTTGGGACGCTCATGCTCTGTTTCGGCTGGTACGGGTTCAACGTCGGCACCGCCGCTGCCTTCGCTACGGGCGGCTCCGGTCTCGAAGGCACCTTGGGCCAGGCGGCCATGACCACGACGGTCGCCATGGCGATGGGCGCCATCGGCTCCGCCGCCGTCGCGCTCCTGCGGTCCGGCAAGGTCGACACCCTCTACACCGCCAACGGGATGCTCGCCGGGCTGGCCGCCATCACGGCCATTCCGAACACGACCCACTGGTGGGGTGCGATCATCGTCGGTACCCTCGCCGGGATTCAGCTACCGATCGTCTTCGACTTCGTCTCCGAGCGGCTGAAGATCGACGACGTCTGTGCGGTCTTCCCCGTCCACGGCAGCGCCGGCGTGCTCGGTGCGCTCCTGATGCCGTTCGTCGCGCTGCCGGGAGCCGTCGATTCGATCACCAGTCAGTTCATCGCCCAGGTCGTCGGCGTCGTCATCATCGGCGGCTGGACGCTCACGATGACTGCGCTCATCTGGTTCGTGTTCAAGCTCGCCGGGCAGGCACGCGTCTCCCCGGACCACGAGCAGGAGGGGCTCGACATCTCCGAGCACGGCACCAACACCTACCCAGAGTTCGGCCGCGGTTCCAGCGGTCCGACCGCGACCGACGGCGGGCGCGTCGTCACCGACGACGGACTGGTCGAAGAGGATGGCATCGTCCGCCCCGACGGCGGCGTCGCCAACGACGGTGGCATCAGGATGGTCATGGCGTTCATCCGCCCGGACAAGCTCTCGGACGTCAAGCAGGGCCTCGCGGAGGTCGGTGCCCCGTCCCTGACGGTGACGAACGTCTCCGGTCGCGGCTCCCAGCCCGCCAAGAAGGGCCAGTGGCGCGGCGAGGAGTACAGCGTCGACCTCCACCAGAAGGTGAAAGTCGAGTGCGTGGTCGCTGACATCCCCGCCGAGGACGTCGCCGAGGCCATCCAGGCGGCCGGCAAAACCGGCGAACCGGGCGACGGCAAGGTGTTCATCCTCCCGGTGGAGGACGCCTACCAGATCCGGACCGGCGAGGTCGGAACGTCCGCGGTCTGA
- the hemB gene encoding porphobilinogen synthase, producing the protein MDLTNRPRRLRTDGVRPLVSETDLRASDLVAPVFVDATADERVPIESMPGHERVPVAESVARVREIAEKGVEAVMVFGVPESKDSEGSRAWADDGVVQRAVSRITDRTDVYVITDVCMCEYTDHGHCGLLEDGAREDPRMTVDNDATLEALGRIAVSHADAGADMVAPSGMMDGMVAAVRAALDAAGHGNLPVMSYAAKYESAFYGPFRDAADGAPAFGDRRHYQMDPANAREATREVRLDVEQGADVLMVKPALPYLDVVAAVRREFDHPVAAYNVSGEYAMLHAAAEKGWLDLEAVAHESLLSIKRAGSDLILTYFAEDVAERL; encoded by the coding sequence ATGGACCTCACGAACCGGCCCCGACGACTCCGCACGGACGGGGTCCGGCCGCTGGTCAGCGAGACCGACCTCCGGGCCTCGGACCTCGTCGCGCCCGTCTTCGTCGACGCGACGGCCGACGAGCGAGTCCCCATCGAGTCGATGCCGGGCCACGAGCGGGTCCCCGTCGCCGAGAGCGTCGCCCGCGTCCGCGAGATAGCCGAGAAGGGCGTCGAGGCGGTGATGGTGTTCGGTGTCCCCGAGTCGAAGGACTCCGAGGGAAGCCGGGCGTGGGCCGACGACGGCGTCGTCCAGCGCGCCGTCTCCCGCATCACCGATCGCACCGACGTCTACGTCATCACGGATGTCTGCATGTGCGAGTACACCGACCACGGTCACTGCGGCCTCCTGGAGGACGGCGCCCGCGAGGACCCCCGGATGACGGTCGACAACGACGCGACCCTGGAGGCGCTGGGCCGCATCGCCGTCTCCCACGCCGACGCCGGCGCCGACATGGTCGCGCCCTCGGGGATGATGGACGGGATGGTGGCCGCCGTCCGGGCGGCGCTGGACGCCGCCGGCCACGGGAACCTGCCGGTGATGTCCTACGCCGCCAAGTACGAGTCGGCCTTCTACGGCCCGTTCCGGGACGCCGCCGACGGCGCGCCCGCCTTCGGCGACCGGCGACACTACCAGATGGACCCCGCGAACGCGCGCGAGGCCACGCGCGAGGTCCGCCTCGACGTCGAGCAGGGCGCCGACGTCCTGATGGTCAAGCCCGCGCTGCCGTACCTCGACGTCGTCGCCGCGGTTCGCCGGGAGTTCGACCACCCCGTCGCCGCCTACAACGTCTCCGGCGAGTACGCGATGTTGCACGCCGCCGCCGAGAAGGGGTGGCTCGACCTCGAGGCGGTCGCCCACGAGTCGCTGCTCTCCATCAAGCGGGCCGGTTCGGACCTGATACTGACGTACTTCGCCGAGGACGTCGCCGAGCGGCTGTGA
- a CDS encoding DedA family protein has translation MAVGTEPSGSRLRSFFERYIVYIAGGVTLSCLLVGVYLFVFADSSFAEYLLETYGLAALFLILILEGAMLLYFAPSEALAPAGVALLADGPTDYSGIAAVVGVMVLGATVGQFALFTVAKRAGREYLLAQSWFRVSESRLERFEAWFERWGPVAVPVSNALLFTRGMLTVPAGFADMDDRTFLVLSALGTLVFQTWLVALWLLVGEQLGAL, from the coding sequence ATGGCAGTCGGGACGGAGCCCTCCGGGTCGCGCCTCCGGTCGTTCTTCGAGCGGTATATCGTCTACATCGCGGGCGGCGTGACGCTTTCGTGTCTTCTGGTCGGCGTCTATCTGTTCGTCTTCGCGGACTCGTCGTTCGCCGAGTACCTGCTGGAAACCTACGGGCTGGCCGCCCTCTTTCTGATACTCATCCTGGAGGGGGCGATGCTGCTGTACTTCGCACCGAGCGAGGCGCTGGCGCCCGCCGGCGTCGCGTTGCTCGCCGACGGCCCGACCGACTACTCGGGGATCGCGGCGGTCGTCGGCGTCATGGTGCTGGGCGCGACGGTCGGGCAGTTCGCGCTGTTCACCGTCGCAAAGCGGGCCGGCCGGGAGTACCTGCTGGCACAATCGTGGTTCCGCGTCTCGGAGTCGCGTCTCGAACGCTTCGAGGCCTGGTTCGAGCGGTGGGGTCCGGTCGCCGTCCCCGTCTCGAATGCCCTGCTGTTCACCCGCGGGATGCTCACCGTCCCGGCCGGGTTCGCTGACATGGACGACCGGACGTTCCTCGTGCTGTCGGCGCTCGGCACGCTCGTCTTCCAGACGTGGCTCGTCGCGCTGTGGCTGCTCGTCGGCGAACAGCTCGGCGCGCTGTGA
- a CDS encoding YqjF family protein, giving the protein MVVPLEMGWRHLLFENWPVDPESMNAHLPASLSADTHDGSAWLSVVPFTNVAVRPKGVPRPLGVRLPEINVRTYVIRDGVPSVYFFSLDAQGLASVTGARLFHHLPYYYARIALEMSDGRVRFESRRRHPGARPGHYEATYWPTGEPFDAPTDPLAEFLVERYRFYTEAPDGSLRYTDVDHDTWTLYPAAATVETDTLLRADGFARPDEEPVCYYSPGLDVVASRSKRLEEDTDDR; this is encoded by the coding sequence ATGGTCGTTCCACTGGAGATGGGCTGGCGCCACCTGCTGTTCGAGAACTGGCCGGTCGATCCGGAGTCGATGAACGCCCATCTCCCCGCGTCGCTCAGCGCGGACACTCACGACGGGAGCGCGTGGCTCTCGGTGGTCCCGTTCACGAACGTCGCCGTCCGGCCGAAGGGGGTCCCGCGACCGCTCGGCGTGCGGCTCCCTGAAATCAACGTCCGGACGTACGTCATCCGTGACGGCGTGCCGAGCGTCTACTTCTTCAGCCTGGACGCACAGGGGCTCGCCAGCGTCACCGGTGCCCGCCTGTTCCATCACCTCCCGTACTACTACGCCCGGATCGCGCTGGAGATGAGCGACGGCCGCGTCCGGTTCGAGAGCCGGCGTCGCCATCCCGGTGCCCGTCCCGGCCACTACGAGGCCACGTACTGGCCGACCGGCGAACCGTTCGACGCACCGACGGATCCGCTGGCGGAGTTTCTCGTCGAGCGCTATCGCTTCTACACCGAAGCGCCCGACGGGTCACTCCGCTACACCGACGTCGATCACGACACATGGACGCTGTACCCGGCCGCCGCGACCGTCGAAACCGATACGCTGTTGCGAGCCGATGGCTTCGCCCGCCCGGACGAAGAGCCAGTGTGCTACTACAGCCCGGGGCTGGACGTCGTCGCGTCTCGGAGCAAACGGCTGGAGGAAGACACGGATGACCGCTGA
- a CDS encoding transposase, with the protein MPNPPQEFGSIDLDFSSNPELAAEFPDNSKALLMLGFELLHAKRWPMASISEQLQAYLDQGFDPAEAVGELDLVTDTLPFWKLEKNWYKLDREDAARLYLYRSLTASKDYAIEEELKDGVAEHLGLNDTVTENTIERISEEVEKQLGGEVRTEVREVLEELEDNDEVVTLPESSADGRGEPPLVLISREMRKRAYQYFQLDRDESRVTYPKWQLFKLMEIAGLCNIHPNDAEESLRFLPYFYYRDVPGFKTLWNQLREYDMLKLRKMYLAALESIITVIDEYGYLPETTDIAVDLTNIMWYGRHSNQKNKNGEPLDRDEIPHEDQPIGVEGVNEKAGSAYAFQIASVSLANVEIPVTLAAKSIQRRGNIEHQIDELLTYADQYVEPDVVCMDGGFYGRGMHECLENHSLDFISRLRGRMPSIVRELKEGAIYNDLDYNAAGYDVRIGEEVPESEAESWLITMPSEKRISRADTGTEDQGNWEVYYTNLNPEQFGGLEIGRRYRQRWAVETSYRLMKHDFTAKSASELRSQREFIASMAFIYNAMWMASNVKYAVENDRPVKDDQGRYPFTANQLMIAMLLDMEDIDIGEVRDLSVRSNIVREVFGDGYPFRLEGHPEFEN; encoded by the coding sequence GTGCCGAATCCTCCACAGGAGTTTGGATCTATCGATCTCGACTTTTCGTCGAATCCCGAGCTGGCGGCAGAGTTCCCTGATAACTCGAAGGCACTCCTGATGCTTGGTTTCGAGCTGCTACACGCAAAGAGGTGGCCGATGGCATCCATCTCGGAGCAGCTTCAGGCCTACCTGGACCAGGGCTTCGATCCAGCCGAAGCCGTTGGCGAGCTTGACCTCGTCACCGACACCCTCCCGTTCTGGAAGCTGGAGAAGAACTGGTACAAACTCGACAGGGAGGACGCCGCACGGCTCTATCTCTACCGGTCCCTCACCGCCTCGAAGGACTACGCCATCGAAGAGGAGTTGAAGGACGGCGTTGCGGAACATCTCGGCCTGAACGACACCGTCACCGAAAACACAATCGAGCGCATCAGTGAGGAAGTCGAGAAACAACTCGGCGGTGAGGTACGTACCGAGGTTCGGGAGGTCCTAGAGGAACTGGAGGACAACGACGAGGTCGTCACGCTGCCGGAATCCTCAGCCGACGGGCGCGGAGAGCCGCCGCTCGTGCTCATCTCGCGCGAGATGCGGAAGAGAGCGTACCAGTATTTCCAGCTGGACCGGGACGAGTCACGGGTCACGTACCCCAAGTGGCAGTTGTTCAAGCTGATGGAGATCGCCGGGCTGTGCAACATCCACCCCAACGACGCCGAGGAATCACTCCGGTTTCTCCCGTACTTTTACTACCGAGACGTGCCCGGCTTCAAAACGCTCTGGAACCAGCTCCGCGAGTATGACATGCTCAAACTGCGGAAGATGTACCTCGCCGCCTTGGAGTCGATCATTACCGTAATCGATGAGTACGGCTACCTGCCCGAGACGACCGATATCGCCGTGGACCTCACGAATATCATGTGGTACGGTCGGCACTCGAACCAGAAAAACAAGAACGGGGAGCCGCTCGACCGGGATGAGATTCCGCACGAAGACCAGCCCATCGGCGTCGAGGGTGTGAATGAGAAGGCGGGGAGCGCCTACGCGTTCCAGATCGCGTCCGTGAGCCTCGCCAACGTCGAGATACCCGTGACGCTGGCCGCGAAGAGCATCCAGCGCCGCGGGAACATCGAGCACCAGATAGACGAACTGCTCACCTACGCCGATCAGTACGTTGAGCCTGATGTCGTCTGTATGGACGGGGGATTCTACGGTCGCGGAATGCACGAGTGTCTCGAAAATCACAGCCTCGACTTCATTTCCCGTCTGCGAGGGCGTATGCCCTCTATCGTGAGGGAACTCAAGGAAGGCGCGATTTACAACGACCTGGACTACAATGCAGCGGGATACGACGTTCGCATCGGTGAGGAAGTCCCGGAAAGCGAGGCCGAGTCGTGGCTCATCACGATGCCGTCGGAGAAACGTATCTCCAGGGCTGACACCGGAACCGAAGACCAGGGGAATTGGGAGGTCTACTACACCAACCTCAATCCCGAGCAGTTCGGCGGGTTGGAGATCGGGCGACGATATCGGCAGCGTTGGGCGGTGGAGACATCCTATCGACTGATGAAACACGATTTCACCGCGAAGTCGGCAAGCGAACTCCGGAGCCAGCGAGAATTTATCGCCAGCATGGCGTTCATCTACAACGCGATGTGGATGGCGTCGAACGTGAAGTACGCTGTGGAGAACGACCGCCCGGTGAAAGATGACCAGGGGCGTTACCCCTTCACCGCCAACCAGTTGATGATCGCCATGCTGCTTGACATGGAGGACATTGATATCGGAGAAGTGCGAGATCTATCAGTTCGAAGTAACATTGTTCGAGAGGTGTTCGGAGATGGCTATCCGTTCCGTCTCGAAGGCCATCCTGAATTTGAGAACTGA
- a CDS encoding Mur ligase family protein, translating to MSRTAYEIYGRGFGWSWRLRIQQRVVATGGHHYDTSREARQAVDRVRGAVASLTGDDEAFEREDISDPRTVLREDPTPSGDLPQDRNNWVWQLQTPERTLANSADRFPTESDARHALDRFLERAAGALPMFMIGAEYEWRDGPRPIEVGKPSLTGIIKELTRGFRHRKALRRLDTRIAVAGSRGKTSTTRRLDDVFNRRGYDTLTKITGNHPTLIHNGEVHPIERRGPRTTLYENISVIGEFAPELDAYAAEDIGIFENQGITEYTTRLINQQLIDPDIVILTNVRQDHNDTLGKTRTNIARSFARSVSAGTHVISGEQHPVLHEYMREEIERRGGTIEQVEIPGRHEGMIGAETAHAIDSVLSFLGESPLPEGELEAFLDAIQPEWTRLPDGRVFNAAQVNDVESTEMVRQALVSEDEQILPFVYLRRDRRGRTASFAEYVDLLYDQGHIDSAHVGGANTRAFAENTELPVTRHDKGSDAETVLTDLLAEGEPVVIMGNTVDEFMREFEEVVRTQEQEATESIKPT from the coding sequence ATGAGCAGAACTGCATACGAGATATATGGACGGGGATTCGGCTGGTCGTGGCGACTTCGCATTCAGCAACGCGTGGTTGCGACCGGAGGGCACCACTACGATACATCCCGAGAGGCGCGACAGGCTGTAGACCGCGTGCGAGGTGCAGTTGCATCGCTCACCGGTGATGACGAGGCGTTCGAACGCGAGGATATTAGCGATCCTCGAACGGTCCTCAGGGAAGACCCGACTCCGAGTGGTGACCTTCCACAGGACAGGAACAATTGGGTGTGGCAACTACAGACACCCGAGCGCACCCTCGCCAACAGCGCAGACCGGTTCCCTACCGAGAGCGATGCCAGGCATGCGTTGGATCGGTTCCTGGAGCGGGCCGCGGGTGCCCTCCCCATGTTTATGATCGGTGCCGAATACGAGTGGCGGGACGGCCCACGGCCTATCGAGGTCGGGAAGCCGAGCCTGACCGGTATCATTAAAGAGTTAACACGAGGGTTCCGTCACCGTAAGGCACTCCGACGCCTGGACACTCGCATCGCCGTGGCGGGGAGCCGTGGCAAGACATCGACGACCCGCCGGCTCGACGACGTGTTCAATCGCCGTGGCTACGATACCCTGACGAAGATCACCGGGAACCATCCGACACTCATCCACAACGGCGAGGTTCACCCCATCGAACGTCGGGGCCCTCGGACGACGCTGTACGAGAACATCAGCGTCATCGGGGAGTTCGCTCCGGAACTCGATGCCTATGCCGCCGAGGATATCGGCATCTTCGAAAATCAGGGCATCACCGAGTACACCACCCGGCTCATTAATCAACAACTCATCGATCCGGACATCGTCATTCTCACCAACGTCCGCCAGGATCACAACGACACGCTTGGCAAGACGCGGACCAATATCGCCCGATCATTCGCACGGTCGGTCTCCGCCGGGACACACGTCATTAGTGGGGAACAACACCCTGTTCTCCACGAGTATATGCGAGAGGAGATCGAACGGCGGGGCGGTACCATCGAACAGGTCGAGATTCCAGGACGACACGAGGGGATGATCGGGGCAGAGACTGCGCACGCAATCGATTCGGTCCTGTCGTTTCTCGGCGAATCGCCGCTCCCCGAGGGTGAACTCGAAGCGTTTTTGGACGCGATCCAGCCGGAATGGACACGACTTCCCGACGGTCGTGTGTTCAATGCAGCACAAGTGAACGACGTCGAGAGTACGGAGATGGTTCGTCAGGCACTCGTTTCGGAAGACGAACAGATACTGCCGTTCGTCTATCTCCGCCGAGACCGGCGGGGTCGAACCGCCTCGTTCGCAGAGTACGTTGACCTCCTCTACGATCAAGGCCACATCGATAGCGCCCACGTTGGCGGGGCCAATACGCGTGCGTTCGCTGAGAATACCGAGCTGCCGGTCACCCGACACGACAAAGGAAGCGACGCCGAGACTGTGCTGACCGATCTTCTCGCAGAGGGCGAGCCTGTCGTCATCATGGGAAACACCGTCGATGAGTTCATGCGTGAGTTCGAGGAGGTTGTACGTACTCAGGAACAGGAAGCAACCGAATCTATCAAACCGACGTAG